Proteins encoded within one genomic window of Oryza glaberrima chromosome 12, OglaRS2, whole genome shotgun sequence:
- the LOC127757240 gene encoding serine/threonine-protein kinase AFC2-like, translating into MECLAEMPRAPLADRRPRKRQRLGWDVGPEIHQVQIGLCGQEVANVISAVTLGLSSQEIPRFASPPLREDDKDGHFVFAVGDNLTPRYRINAKMGEGTFGQVLECWDRERKEMVAIKIIRGIKKYRDAAMIEIGMLEQLGKYEKSRSSCVQIRNWFDYRNHICIVCEKLGPSLYDFLRKNSYRSFPIALVREVAKQLLECIAFMHELRLIHTDLKPENILLVSPEYIKVPDYKVSSRSPKEGSYFKRLPKSSAIKVIDFGSTTYDQQDQTYVVSTRHYRAPEVILGLGWSYPCDIWSVGCILVELCTGEALFQTHENLEHLAMMERVFGPLPYHMLKRADRHSEKYVRKGRLNWPEGCASRDSMKAVMKLPRLQNLVMQNVDHSGGEFIDLLQGLLRYDPASRLTAQEALRHPFLRELSERRR; encoded by the exons ATGGAGTGCTTGGCCGAgatgccgcgcgcgccgctggcCGACCGCCGCCCGCGGAAGCGGCAGCGGCTGGGGTGGGACGTCGGCCCCGAGATCCACCAG GTTCAGATTGGGTTATGTGGGCAAGAAGTTGCAAATGTCATCAGTGCTGTGACGCTGGGGCTCTCGTCCCAGGAAATCCCTCGTTTTGCTTCCCCTCCTCTGAGAGAAGATGACAAGGATGGACATTTTGTCTTTGCTGTTGGAGACAACCTGACACCACGAT ACAGGATTAATGCAAAAATGGGTGAAG GTACCTTTGGTCAGGTATTGGAATGTTGGGATAGGGAAAGGAAAGAAATGGTGGCCATTAAGATCATCAGGGGCATTAAGAAGTACAGGGATGCTGCAATGATAGAAATTGGCATGCTCGAGCAGCTTGGTAAATATGAAAAAAGTAGATCCAG TTGTGTTCAAATTCGGAACTGGTTTGACTATCGTAACCATATCTGTATT GTCTGTGAGAAGCTTGGACCAAGCTTATATGATTTTCTGCGGAAAAACAGTTACCGCTCATTCCCAATTGCCCTAGTTCGGGAGGTTGCCAAACAACTGTTGGAATGTATAGCAT TTATGCATGAATTGCGCCTCATTCACACTGATTTAAAGCCTGAGAACATTCTTCTTGTTTCTCCGGAGTACATTAAAGTGCCTGATTACAAA GTTTCATCCCGTTCCCCAAAGGAAGGTTCCTATTTCAAGCGGCTGCCCAAGTCCAGTGCTATTAAGGTGATTGATTTTGGCAGCACAACATATGACCAGCAGGATCAGACCTATGTGGTGTCTACTAGGCATTATCGAGCTCCAGAAGTTATCTTGG GACTTGGATGGAGTTACCCCTGTGATATCTGGAGTGTTGGTTGTATACTGGTTGAGCTATGCACG GGAGAAGCATTGTTTCAGACCCATGAAAACTTGGAGCATCTTGCTATGATGGAGAGGGTGTTTGGTCCTTTGCCATATCACATGCTCAAAAGGGCAGA CCGGCATTCCGAGAAATATGTCAGAAAAGGCCGTTTAAACTGGCCTGAAGGTTGTGCGTCACGGGATAGCATGAAAGCTGTTATGAAGCTGCCACGTCTTCAG AATCTGGTGATGCAAAATGTAGATCATTCTGGGGGCGAGTTCATTGACCTTTTGCAAGGTCTGTTAAGGTATGATCCAGCTAGCCGTCTAACAGCACAAGAGGCGCTTAGGCATCCATTCTTGAGGGAGCTGTCTGAGCGAAGAAGATGA